The Desulfovibrio psychrotolerans genome includes the window CGCATTCGGGAACATCTTTCTGCCCATACAGATCGGGGCTGAAGATGTATCCTTTCCCAAGCTGAACAACTTTTCGTGGTGGCTGTATATGACGGGCGCAACCCTTGCGCTGGTTTCTCTGTTCACGGGTAACGGTCCACCGGACACGGGCTGGACCTTCTACGTGCCCTTCAGCACCAACGTGACCACCACCAATGTGAACCTGGCGGTTATTGCCGTTTTTATCCTCGGATTTTCGTCTATTCTCACGGGGCTGAATTTTGTGACCACGCTGCACCGTCTGCGTGCACCCGGCATGTCATGGAACCGCATTCCCCTGTTCTGCTGGTCTTTGTATGCCACGGGCTGGATTCAGATTCTTGCCACGCCTGTGCTGGGCATAACTGTGCTGCTTATCTTTGCGGAACGCATGCTGGGAGTGGGGCTCTTTGACCCTGCCAAGGGCGGCGATCCCATTCTGTACCAGCATCTCTTCTGGCTGTATTCGCACCCGGCTGTGTACATTATGATTCTGCCCGCCATGGGTGTTATTTCCGACGTGCTGCCCGTGTTCGCCCGCAGGGACATCTTCGGGTACAAAATGATCGCCTTTTCCAGTGTCATGATTGCCTTTGCCGGTTCGCTGGTGTGGGCCCACCACATGTTTACCAGCGGCATGAGCGACACTGCCGTGCTGGTCTTTTCCTTCCTTACCTTTGTGGTGGCTATTCCCTCGGCCATAAAGGTGTTCAACTGGGTATCCACCCTGTACAAGGGATCTATTTATACAGACCCGCCCATGTGGTTTGCCCTTGCCTTCATCTTTCTGTTTTCCATCGGCGGACTGACGGGGCTGGTGCTTGGCGCGGCGGGAACGGATATTCATGTGCACGACACCTATTTTGTGGTGGGGCACTTCCATTATGTCATTTTCGGCGGGCTGGGCTTTGGCCTTTTTGCCGCCATGCACTACTGGTTTCCCAAGATATTCGGCAGAATGTATAACAAACGCGTGGCAAAGGCGGCCTGCGTATGCATATTCACCGGATTCAACGTTCTGTACTTTCCCATGCTCATACTGGGGCTGCAGGGGATGCCGCGCAGGTATTACGATTATCTGCCCCAGTACTCCTTCGGGCATCTTGTCTCAACCATTGGTTCATGGATTCTGGTGGCAGGGCTTCTGCTCATGTTCTGGAATCTGGTACGCGGCTCGCTGAAAGGGCGTGCATGCGGCGGCAACCCGTGGGGCGGCGCTTCTCTGGAATGGCAGATACCTTCACCCCCTCCGCATCATAACTTTGTGACGGAACCGGTGGTGGATCGCGGACCCTATGATTACAGGGGAGTGCAGCGCGATGAGTGCGATTAAGGATTATACCGGCGCGAAACTGGGCATGTGGCTGTTTCTGTTCACGGAAGTGCTGCTCTTCGGCGGGCTGTTTTTGCTGTATGCCGCCTATCTGCACAAGTTTCCGCAGGAGTTCCACGTTTCCGGTAAAGAACTGAATGTGGTGCTTGGCGGGATAAACACCGTGGTGCTGATTACCAGTTCATGGTTCATGGCACTTTCCATAAGCGCACTGCAGCAGGGGCATGTGGGGCAGAGCAAAAAGTTTTTACTGCTCACCCTTGCCATGGCAGCGGCATTTCTGGTGATTAAGTACTTTGAATGGTCAGCGAAAATTCGTCTTGGAATTTTTCCTGATTCCCAAGTGCTGCTGGCCCGCCCGCCCGGCGATGTTATTTTCTTCGGGCTGTACTATCTGATGACGGGGTTGCACGGGCTGCATGTGATTATCGGCGGTGGGCTGCTTTCTTTTGCCTATTTTCTCATCCATACAGGCAGGGTAACACAGAAGGATTTTGTCTTTCTGGAAAACTCCGGGCTCTACTGGCATCTTGTGGACCTTGTGTGGATATATCTCTTCCCGCTCTTTTACCTGATAGCTTAGGAGTAATCCATGAAAGAGCAGCACGAAGCACATCACATTACATCTTACAGATTCAATGCCATCATATGGGGCGCTTTGCTGGTGCTCACGGTGGTTACCGTAGTGGCGGCACAGTTCGACTTCGGCTTCCTGAATGTGGTGGTGGCCATGACCATTGCAACCACAAAGGCGGCTCTGGTCATTTTTTTCTTCATGCATCTGCATTATGAAAAACCGCTGTTCAAGATACTCGTGTTCCTTACGTTTTTCCTGCTGGCCATAGCCATTGGCTTTACCTTCTTCGACATCGCCTACAGGTACTGAGGATACGAGCATGCTTCCACAAAATTTTGATGCGGTGGCAAAGGTCGATTTTGCTTTTTATTACATCTTCGGCATATCAATCGTCCTGTTGCTGGGCATAACGGCTGTGGCGGGCTGGTTTGTCTACCGCTACCACCATACCAGAAATCCCAAGGCTACCGATATATCCGGCAATCTGTGGGCAGAAGTTGCATGGACGGTCATTCCGTCACTCATTGTCATGTCCATGTTCTATTACGGATGGGTGGGATACAAGGCCTTGCGCACGGTGCCGGATAACGCAATGACGGTAAAGGTCACTGCGCGCATGTGGTCGTGGGTGTTTCAATATGAAAACGGCAAACGCAGCAGTGTGCTGTATGTACCGCAGGGCACTCCCGTGCGGCTGGATATGACCTCTGTGGATGTCATCCACAGTCTGTATATCCCGGCCTACCGCATAAAAATGGACACGGTGCCGCGTATGGATACCTATGCGTGGTTCAACCCGGACACGCAGGGGTCTTACGACATATTCTGTGCCGAATATTGTGGCATGAAGCACGCCAACATGATTTCCACTGTGGAGGTGCTGACGCCCGATGAATTTGAAGCATGGTATACCGATGCCAACGCTTCGGAAGGGGCGGGCAGGGCGGTGTCTCTGTTTGAGACATACGGCTGCCTCGGCTGTCATTCGCTGGACGGAACGGACGGCGTGGGACCATCGCTCAAAAACCTGTATGGCGCGACACGGCAGGTGGTTATGCCCGACGGCACGAGCAAGGAGCTTGTGGCGGATGAACCGTATCTGCGCCGTGCCATTCTGGACCCCGCTGCGGAACTGACAGCAGGGTACGCTCCGGTAATGATGCCTTATGAGGGTGCCGTTTCGGAAGACGATCTTAAGGTTATGGTGCAATGGCTGATGCACGGGAACCAGGTATCCATTGACGCCGGACGCGACCTGATGATGGCTGAAGGGTGTATTTCGTGCCATTCCACGGACGGGACCATGATAGCCGGTCCTACGCTCAAGGATATATGGGGACGCTCTGTCACCGTGATTGAGAACGGAAAAGAGCGAACTCTGGCGGCGGACCGCGACTACCTGATTGAAGCCATTGTTGATCCTTCACGGACCATGGTGAAGGGGTTTGATCCCATTATGCCCCCTTATGAATACCTGACGCCGGAGCAGCTGGAGCTTATGCTGCAATATATGCAGTCGCTTTCTGAACCCGGTGCGGACGGGCAGTAGGTTCAAAAGATGTGGCACATGCGAATAGCTATGCGCGATACCCCTGCACACAAGGAAGAATCTGCGCCTGTAGCTCATGACGGTGCGTTGAAACACGGGGACACGATTTCCGGCAGGCACAGCGGGCGGGAGATTCTGCCTGATTCCTGTGCACGGGCTGCCTGTGCGCTGTTCCGGTTGCCGGTGTCGTTTATGGTCGCGGTATCTTCCGCATTCGGCTACCTGCTGGTGCAGCCTGTACCTGATATACG containing:
- the ctaD gene encoding cytochrome c oxidase subunit I, with protein sequence MAVSEHPAVSFFDVQPGTKGGIASWIFSTDHKRIGIMYLWGIMAFFIVGMFLGFLIRMELIAPGRDIMDAQTYNVMFTLHGVIMIFLVVIPSIPAAFGNIFLPIQIGAEDVSFPKLNNFSWWLYMTGATLALVSLFTGNGPPDTGWTFYVPFSTNVTTTNVNLAVIAVFILGFSSILTGLNFVTTLHRLRAPGMSWNRIPLFCWSLYATGWIQILATPVLGITVLLIFAERMLGVGLFDPAKGGDPILYQHLFWLYSHPAVYIMILPAMGVISDVLPVFARRDIFGYKMIAFSSVMIAFAGSLVWAHHMFTSGMSDTAVLVFSFLTFVVAIPSAIKVFNWVSTLYKGSIYTDPPMWFALAFIFLFSIGGLTGLVLGAAGTDIHVHDTYFVVGHFHYVIFGGLGFGLFAAMHYWFPKIFGRMYNKRVAKAACVCIFTGFNVLYFPMLILGLQGMPRRYYDYLPQYSFGHLVSTIGSWILVAGLLLMFWNLVRGSLKGRACGGNPWGGASLEWQIPSPPPHHNFVTEPVVDRGPYDYRGVQRDECD
- a CDS encoding cytochrome c oxidase subunit 3, coding for MSAIKDYTGAKLGMWLFLFTEVLLFGGLFLLYAAYLHKFPQEFHVSGKELNVVLGGINTVVLITSSWFMALSISALQQGHVGQSKKFLLLTLAMAAAFLVIKYFEWSAKIRLGIFPDSQVLLARPPGDVIFFGLYYLMTGLHGLHVIIGGGLLSFAYFLIHTGRVTQKDFVFLENSGLYWHLVDLVWIYLFPLFYLIA
- a CDS encoding cytochrome C oxidase subunit IV family protein: MKEQHEAHHITSYRFNAIIWGALLVLTVVTVVAAQFDFGFLNVVVAMTIATTKAALVIFFFMHLHYEKPLFKILVFLTFFLLAIAIGFTFFDIAYRY
- the coxB gene encoding cytochrome c oxidase subunit II, producing MLPQNFDAVAKVDFAFYYIFGISIVLLLGITAVAGWFVYRYHHTRNPKATDISGNLWAEVAWTVIPSLIVMSMFYYGWVGYKALRTVPDNAMTVKVTARMWSWVFQYENGKRSSVLYVPQGTPVRLDMTSVDVIHSLYIPAYRIKMDTVPRMDTYAWFNPDTQGSYDIFCAEYCGMKHANMISTVEVLTPDEFEAWYTDANASEGAGRAVSLFETYGCLGCHSLDGTDGVGPSLKNLYGATRQVVMPDGTSKELVADEPYLRRAILDPAAELTAGYAPVMMPYEGAVSEDDLKVMVQWLMHGNQVSIDAGRDLMMAEGCISCHSTDGTMIAGPTLKDIWGRSVTVIENGKERTLAADRDYLIEAIVDPSRTMVKGFDPIMPPYEYLTPEQLELMLQYMQSLSEPGADGQ